A genomic window from Methanobacterium sp. BRmetb2 includes:
- a CDS encoding fibrillarin (involved in pre-rRNA processing) has product MEINEKFNGVFQINNSIATANINPGIKVYGEKLLEVEDAEYRIWDPRRSKLCAAIKNGLSNFPITKESKILYLGASAGTTPSHISDIAYEGIVYCVEFSPRIMRNLMEVCQNRKNMIPILDDATKPLNYLPMLEKVDMIYCDVAQPKQSELFMDNMRLYLKEEGYGIITLKSRSIDVTKNPKKVFKEEESKLKSKGFKITEKIDLKPYEKDHMAFLCQIDF; this is encoded by the coding sequence ATGGAAATAAATGAAAAATTTAATGGTGTTTTTCAAATAAACAATAGTATTGCCACTGCAAACATCAATCCAGGTATTAAAGTCTATGGAGAAAAATTGTTGGAAGTGGAAGATGCTGAATATAGAATATGGGATCCCCGCAGATCAAAACTATGCGCTGCAATAAAAAATGGTCTGAGCAATTTTCCAATAACAAAAGAATCTAAAATTTTATATTTAGGTGCTTCTGCAGGTACAACACCATCACATATATCAGATATAGCCTATGAAGGCATTGTATACTGTGTAGAATTTTCGCCAAGAATAATGAGAAATTTGATGGAAGTATGTCAAAATCGCAAAAATATGATACCTATATTGGATGATGCCACCAAGCCACTTAATTACCTTCCAATGCTTGAAAAAGTAGATATGATCTATTGTGACGTTGCCCAACCCAAACAATCAGAACTTTTCATGGATAATATGCGTTTATATCTAAAAGAAGAAGGTTATGGAATAATAACTCTAAAATCTAGAAGCATAGATGTGACTAAAAATCCTAAAAAAGTTTTTAAAGAGGAAGAATCAAAATTAAAATCAAAAGGGTTCAAAATAACTGAAAAAATAGATTTGAAACCCTATGAAAAGGATCATATGGCATTTTTATGTCAGATAGACTTTTAA
- the coaBC gene encoding bifunctional phosphopantothenoylcysteine decarboxylase/phosphopantothenate--cysteine ligase CoaBC: protein MEIILCVTGSIAAIESVKLARELKRQGANVKCFMSDEACHIIHPNAMEFATGEKVVLNLTGEIEHVKYAQADLIIVAPSTANLVSKFAYKIADNPINALLITAFGYKTPILMVPSMHNSMYKAIVENIDKLKSQGINFVKPKIEEGKAKFPEIDDIVLHSLQLMSEGELQGKKVLVTAGGTFEEIDPIRGITNRSSGKMGVEIAKQAFIKGAEVTLVYANVSTEIPKSFKSIKAESANEMYQIITQLVENQHIFISAAAVSDFTIKKGSRDINLKISSDEDLTLKLEPTAKIINAAKVINPEIFLIAFKAEYNLSKEQLIEKASMRLKESNANMIVANDVSNEETGFGSTKNQVIIIDDEITKTSLSSKENIAQIIIERIIKKLS, encoded by the coding sequence ATGGAAATTATACTTTGTGTTACTGGGAGTATAGCAGCAATAGAGTCGGTAAAACTTGCACGTGAACTCAAAAGGCAAGGTGCAAATGTAAAATGTTTCATGAGTGATGAAGCATGCCATATAATTCACCCTAATGCTATGGAGTTTGCCACTGGCGAGAAAGTTGTCTTAAATCTTACCGGTGAGATCGAGCATGTGAAATATGCACAGGCAGATCTGATTATCGTAGCACCTTCAACTGCAAATTTAGTCAGTAAATTTGCTTATAAAATTGCAGATAATCCCATAAATGCTTTGTTAATTACAGCTTTTGGTTATAAAACGCCTATTTTAATGGTCCCATCCATGCACAATTCCATGTATAAAGCAATTGTGGAAAATATTGATAAATTAAAAAGCCAAGGGATAAATTTTGTTAAGCCAAAAATAGAAGAAGGTAAGGCTAAATTTCCTGAAATAGATGATATTGTATTACATTCTTTACAGCTAATGTCTGAAGGTGAACTGCAGGGTAAGAAGGTACTGGTGACTGCCGGCGGAACTTTTGAAGAGATAGATCCTATCAGAGGCATCACTAACCGAAGTTCAGGAAAGATGGGAGTTGAAATTGCTAAACAGGCTTTCATAAAGGGTGCAGAGGTGACCCTTGTTTATGCTAATGTTTCAACAGAGATACCTAAATCATTTAAATCTATAAAGGCAGAATCCGCTAATGAAATGTACCAGATTATAACTCAACTGGTGGAAAATCAGCATATTTTTATCTCAGCTGCAGCTGTTTCTGATTTTACCATTAAAAAAGGATCAAGAGATATTAATCTTAAAATCTCATCAGATGAAGACTTAACCCTCAAATTGGAGCCTACCGCTAAAATAATAAATGCTGCCAAGGTAATTAATCCTGAAATATTTCTCATTGCTTTTAAAGCAGAGTATAATCTAAGCAAGGAACAATTAATTGAAAAAGCTTCAATGAGACTCAAAGAGTCTAATGCAAACATGATAGTTGCTAACGATGTTTCTAATGAAGAAACTGGTTTTGGATCAACTAAAAATCAGGTCATAATAATAGATGATGAAATCACCAAAACTTCTTTATCTTCAAAAGAAAATATTGCCCAGATAATTATTGAAAGAATAATAAAAAAGCTTTCATAA